From Rubeoparvulum massiliense, one genomic window encodes:
- a CDS encoding pro-sigmaK processing inhibitor BofA family protein: MSRYLNYLTFSILTLFLVNAIGDTFNFSIGINIITVLLLTLLRLPGLLLLITLRLLLL, encoded by the coding sequence ATGAGTCGATACCTAAATTATCTCACTTTCTCTATACTTACATTATTTTTGGTCAATGCTATAGGAGACACTTTTAACTTTTCTATCGGTATCAACATTATTACTGTTTTATTGCTTACTTTGCTTCGCCTTCCAGGACTACTCTTATTAATCACTTTACGCTTACTCTTGCTCTAG
- the recR gene encoding recombination mediator RecR codes for MFYPKDISNLIDGFMKLPGIGPKTATRLAFFVLNMREDDVLEIAKSLVNVKRNLHYCSICCNITDVDPCHICSDPKRDQTTICVVQDPKDVVAMEKTREYHGLYHVLHGAISPMDGLGPEDIRIPELLKRLEAPEVKELIMATNPTIEGEATAMYIHRLVKPFSLSVTRIAHGLPVGGDLEYADEVTLSKALEGRREL; via the coding sequence ATGTTCTATCCCAAGGATATATCAAATCTAATTGATGGTTTTATGAAATTGCCTGGCATTGGGCCTAAAACAGCCACTAGATTAGCCTTTTTTGTTCTAAATATGAGAGAAGACGATGTTTTAGAGATCGCGAAATCATTAGTCAATGTAAAACGTAATCTTCATTACTGTTCCATATGCTGCAATATTACAGATGTAGATCCATGCCATATCTGCAGTGACCCAAAACGTGATCAAACTACAATTTGTGTAGTTCAGGATCCGAAAGACGTGGTGGCAATGGAAAAAACAAGGGAATACCATGGCTTATATCATGTCTTGCATGGTGCAATATCACCAATGGATGGACTTGGCCCCGAGGATATCCGTATTCCTGAATTACTAAAACGTCTAGAGGCGCCTGAGGTCAAGGAGTTAATTATGGCGACGAACCCCACAATTGAAGGAGAAGCTACCGCCATGTATATTCATCGGTTGGTTAAGCCATTCTCACTTAGCGTTACACGGATTGCTCATGGGTTACCAGTAGGTGGGGACCTAGAATATGCGGATGAGGTAACATTAAGCAAAGCATTGGAAGGCCGAAGAGAACTATAA
- a CDS encoding YbaB/EbfC family nucleoid-associated protein, which translates to MKNMNQMLKQVKKMQAQMEKAQEELKNKTVEASAGGGMVKIVMNGHKEIQSIEIAPEAVDPEDVEMLQDLILAAFNEAMKQADELAQNDLGKYAGNFNIPGLF; encoded by the coding sequence ATGAAAAATATGAATCAGATGTTAAAGCAAGTAAAAAAAATGCAAGCACAGATGGAAAAGGCGCAAGAGGAGTTAAAGAATAAGACGGTTGAGGCCTCAGCTGGTGGCGGAATGGTTAAGATTGTTATGAATGGCCATAAGGAGATCCAATCTATAGAAATTGCTCCCGAAGCAGTGGATCCAGAGGATGTTGAGATGCTACAGGATTTAATCTTGGCTGCATTCAATGAGGCAATGAAACAGGCAGATGAATTAGCACAAAATGATCTCGGAAAATATGCCGGAAACTTTAATATTCCAGGACTGTTTTAA